In Bacillus thuringiensis, the DNA window TTTTTGATTCCAAAATAAATGGTATACGAGCATTGTAACAAGGATGAATAATATATTTAAAAAGAGATAAATAATAAAGGGTTTCAGTAGGATGCCTCCTCTCTTCTCACATTAAATTAATCATACTATAAAATAAAAGAAATGAAATGAGAAATAGCGGAAAAAATCAGAAATTTTTTCTGGTAGTATACAATATGTTACAATAAGCTTTGTCAATGAAAGAAGGAATTCCGTGCATTACACGGGAGAGGTTCGCGAACTCCCTCTATAAAAAACTATGGAAACAACAATATCTTTAGGTATTGTTTTGTTTTTTTATTGTGACAGTTCAAGAACGTTCTTTCTTCTTATTCGTAGTAGAGAAGGAGAATGAGTGAAATGAAAAAAGAAAAGGCAGTTGTTGTTTTCAGTGGAGGACAAGATAGTACGACATGTTTATTTTGGGCAATAGAGCAGTTTGCAGAAGTAGAGGCTGTAACGTTTAATTACAATCAACGTCATAAGCTAGAAATTGATTGTGCAGCGGAAATTGCAAAAGAGCTAGGAATTAAACATACGGTACTAGATATGAGTCTATTAAATCAACTTGCTCCAAATGCGTTAACGAGAACGGATATGGAGATTACACATGAAGAAGGTGAATTGCCATCGACGTTTGTAGATGGACGAAATTTACTATTCTTATCATTTGCTGCTGTATTAGCAAAACAAGTTGGGGCACGTCATATTGTAACGGGTGTATGTGAAACTGATTTTAGTGGTTATCCAGATTGCCGTGACGTGTTTGTGAAATCGTTAAACGTTACTTTAAATTTATCCATGGATTATCCGTTCGTAATTCATACACCACTTATGTGGATTGATAAAGCGGAAACATGGAAATTATCAGATGAACTGGGAGCATTCGAGTTTGTTCGAGAAAAAACATTAACATGTTATAACGGAATCATTGGTGATGGTTGCGGTGAATGTCCAGCATGTCAACTTCGTAAAGCAGGATTAGATACGTACCTACAAGAACGCGAAGGAGCGAGTAACTAATGGATAACTTCTTTGGATTTCGCATTGTAGAAAATTTGCAAAAAATGGACGAGGATATTCAGCGTAAACAGCTTAAATATCATAATAAAAGAGTAATGGTCAGCAAGGAATTTACATTTGATGCAGCACACCATTTACACTGTTATGAAGGGAAATGTAAAAACTTACATGGTCACACATATAAAGTTGTATTTGGGATTAGTGGATATGTGAATGAAATAGGTCTTGCAATTGACTTTGGAGATATAAAAGAAATTTGGAAGAATGAAATAGAAATTTATTTAGACCATCGTTATTTAAACGAAACGTTACCAGCAATGAATACGACGGCTGAAAACATGGTCGTTTGGATTTACGGAAAAATGGCAGAAGCATTAATAAAAGATAATCGTGCGAACGAATATAAAGGAGCTCGTGTTGAATTTGTTCGTCTTTTCGAGACGCCAACTAGTTATGCGGAAGTAAGACGGGAGTGGATGCTCGATGAGTAAAATCCCTGTCTTAGAAATATTTGGTCCGACTATTCAAGGTGAAGGAATGGTTGTGGGACAAAAGACGATGTTTATCCGTACAGCAGGTTGTGATTATAGCTGCGCATGGTGTGATTCTGCTTTTACGTGGGATGGATCGGCTAAGGATCAAATTAGACAGATGACAGCAGAGGACGTTTGGAACGAGCTTGTAGAGATTGGTGGCGAAAATTTTTCTCATGTTACGATTTCAGGTGGAAATCCAGCATTGTTGAAAAATATTGAGTTTCTTCTTTATATATTAAAAGAGAATGGAATGCGGACGGCAATCGAAACGCAAGGGAGTAAATGGCAAGATTGGTTACTTCAAATTGATGAGATAACGATTTCTCCAAAACCACCAAGTTCGACGATGAATACTGATTTTCAAAAGTTAGATGCTGTTATTCAGAAACTAGCAGGAAAAGATATTAGTTTAAAGGTAGTAGTATTTGACGATTATGACTTTGAGTATGCAGTTAAGATGCACGAACGTTATCCAGATGTTCCATTTTTCTTACAAGTAGGGAATGATGATACAAAAACTGTGGATGATTCGATGTTGATTAAAAAATTATTAGATAAATATGAGTGGCTTATTGAAAAAGCGGTTAACTGTAAAGAAATGAATAATGCAAAAGTATTGCCGCAGCTTCATGCGTTAGTATGGGGAAATAAACGCGGAGTATAATGAGAAGGGATGTTTAAAATGGCAGGAAGATTAGATGAAGATTTAAAAGATGTAACATTATTAGGAAATCAAAATACAAAATATTTATTTGAATATAGCCCAGAAATTTTAGAGGTATTTGATAATAATCATCCAAACCGTGATTATTTTGTGAAATTCAATTGCCCTGAATTTACAAGCTTATGCCCGAAAACAGGCCAACCAGATTTTGCGACGATTTATATTAGCTACATTCCAGAACAAAGAATGGTAGAGAGTAAATCTTTAAAGCTATATTTATTTAGTTTCCGCAATCACGGTGACTTCCACGAAGATTGTATGAACGTTATTATGAATGATTTAATTAAATTAATGGATCCACGTTATATTGAGGTATGGGGAAAATTCACACCACGTGGAGGGATTTCAATTGATCCTTACTGCAACTACGGTCGCCCAGGAACGAAGTATGAACAAATGGCAGACTACCGTATGATGAACCATGATTTATATCCAGAAACAATTGATAACCGTTAATATATAATAGAAAGAAAGGATCTGTATGACATACAGATCCTTTCTTTCTATTATATTATGCATTTTGATTAATGACAGTATAGTTTTTATGACTTACAACTGTAAGAGGTTCCATATCTAGTTCTCTAAAATTTTCCATAATTGTTATATCTACAATAACGGAGTTTTGATTTACTTTTTGAACACGGCCTTGCATTCCACCTTTAAATTCAATGATATCTCCAGTTTCTGCGATCTGCATAAGCAACTCTCCTTGTTACAGTTTTCCCAAAAAAGAATAATTTTGGTTTTTTTATTTCC includes these proteins:
- the queC gene encoding 7-cyano-7-deazaguanine synthase QueC, which codes for MKKEKAVVVFSGGQDSTTCLFWAIEQFAEVEAVTFNYNQRHKLEIDCAAEIAKELGIKHTVLDMSLLNQLAPNALTRTDMEITHEEGELPSTFVDGRNLLFLSFAAVLAKQVGARHIVTGVCETDFSGYPDCRDVFVKSLNVTLNLSMDYPFVIHTPLMWIDKAETWKLSDELGAFEFVREKTLTCYNGIIGDGCGECPACQLRKAGLDTYLQEREGASN
- the queD gene encoding 6-carboxytetrahydropterin synthase QueD, which produces MDNFFGFRIVENLQKMDEDIQRKQLKYHNKRVMVSKEFTFDAAHHLHCYEGKCKNLHGHTYKVVFGISGYVNEIGLAIDFGDIKEIWKNEIEIYLDHRYLNETLPAMNTTAENMVVWIYGKMAEALIKDNRANEYKGARVEFVRLFETPTSYAEVRREWMLDE
- the queE gene encoding 7-carboxy-7-deazaguanine synthase QueE translates to MSKIPVLEIFGPTIQGEGMVVGQKTMFIRTAGCDYSCAWCDSAFTWDGSAKDQIRQMTAEDVWNELVEIGGENFSHVTISGGNPALLKNIEFLLYILKENGMRTAIETQGSKWQDWLLQIDEITISPKPPSSTMNTDFQKLDAVIQKLAGKDISLKVVVFDDYDFEYAVKMHERYPDVPFFLQVGNDDTKTVDDSMLIKKLLDKYEWLIEKAVNCKEMNNAKVLPQLHALVWGNKRGV
- the queF gene encoding preQ(1) synthase, which translates into the protein MAGRLDEDLKDVTLLGNQNTKYLFEYSPEILEVFDNNHPNRDYFVKFNCPEFTSLCPKTGQPDFATIYISYIPEQRMVESKSLKLYLFSFRNHGDFHEDCMNVIMNDLIKLMDPRYIEVWGKFTPRGGISIDPYCNYGRPGTKYEQMADYRMMNHDLYPETIDNR
- a CDS encoding YkvS family protein, whose translation is MQIAETGDIIEFKGGMQGRVQKVNQNSVIVDITIMENFRELDMEPLTVVSHKNYTVINQNA